In Zingiber officinale cultivar Zhangliang chromosome 8B, Zo_v1.1, whole genome shotgun sequence, a single genomic region encodes these proteins:
- the LOC122014805 gene encoding uncharacterized protein LOC122014805 — translation MVYSYTPTYYSSFHDTITSLCKSILPFNLRGGRQPLPDQKLAKRHSDSLKWQQDSFHRILHLIALHNEGIVPEIDVVAFRAHMLDTLIAAPKDLEPAGVVRDKLLFLQELLYAKCISAEEYHSSKRPLLQRLAVQGVELDFRDVIVRCPTMSSEEEWSVIELRDKEPMPPSAEKSKHRTTIKSFISNAASPWTGKVENKDLSFPKKTKGPLGSVDANEKSSILMPESSPVVPVKADKGKRKMFHDMFRRENHDQDENRDPLIAVTEEKPVRSTKKQWGLEGLKKWKRGGGGREGDSTTSFLPTVERSDDASSIACTLVASPIGQGPDTKRIKNKIHFDGSASDFIIDKVLGDNIKKELCRIQSELSTKNQNLDFSEEQIEAISTKLPVDKADLNKFFPRSWCDRYGDIVLDVVRKEFKDHVGEMEANRSGARDKHDDGGCGEKWVAFGDSDEAFHPNLFSRKQNSLNPFV, via the exons atggtgtacAGTTACACGCCCACCTACTACTCCTCCTTCCATGACACCATCACCTCCCTCTGCAAGTCCATCCTTCCCTTCAACCTCCGGGGCGGCCGGCAGCCGCTGCCGGATCAGAAGCTCGCCAAGCGCCACTCCGACAGCCTCAAGTGGCAGCAGGACTCCTTCCACCGTATCCTCCACCTCATCGCCCTCCATAACGAAGGCATCGTTCCGGAGATTGACGTCGTAGCCTTCCGCGCCCACATGCTTGACACCCTCATCGCCGCCCCCAAGGACCTTGAGCCCGCCGGCGTCGTCCGCGACAAGCTTCTCTTCTTGCAG GAATTATTATATGCTAAATGCATCTCGGCGGAGGAGTACCACTCCTCGAAGAGGCCTCTGCTGCAGAGGCTCGCCGTGCAAGGCGTCGAGCTCGATTTCCGGGACGTGATCGTCCGGTGTCCGACGATGAGCTCCGAAGAAGAATGGTCGGTCATAGAGCTCAGGGACAAGGAGCCAATGCCGCCGTCTGCGGAGAAGTCCAAGCACCGAACTACCATCAAATCCTTCATCAGCAACGCCGCTTCGCCATGGACAGGGAAAGTGGAGAACAAGGATCTCTCCTTCCCCAAAAAGACGAAGGGACCTCTGGGCTCCGTTGATGCGAACGAAAAGAGCTCTATTTTAATGCCGGAGAGCTCGCCGGTGGTCCCCGTCAAGGCCGACAAAGGCAAGAGGAAGATGTTCCACGACATGTTCCGGAGAGAGAACCACGACCAGGACGAGAACAGAGACCCACTGATCGCCGTGACAGAAGAGAAGCCGGTGAGGTCTACAAAGAAGCAATGGGGTCTTGAAGGGCTCAAGAAATGGAAGAGAGGTGGCGGCGGCCGCGAAGGTGACTCGACGACTTCTTTTCTACCTACTGTCGAGAGATCAGATGATGCTTCCTCCATAGCTTGCACCCTCGTAGCCTCTCCGATCGGCCAAGGCCCAGATACTAAGAGGATCAAAAACAAAATTCACTTCGATGGCTCTGCTTCTGATTTCATCATTGACAAG GTCTTAGGTGACAACATCAAGAAGGAACTTTGTCGAATCCAATCGGAACTGAGCACGAAGAATCAAAACCTCGATTTCTC GGAAGAACAAATTGAAGCAATCTCAACCAAGCTTCCAGTCGACAAGGCTGATTTGAACAAATTCTTTCCGAG GTCATGGTGCGACAGATATGGAGACATTGTTCTCGATGTCGTGAGGAAGGAGTTCAAGGATCATGTCGGTGAGATGGAGGCCAACAGAAGTGGTGCTAGAGACAAGCATGATGATGGCGGTTGTGGAGAGAAATGGGTAGCATTCGGAGATAGTGATGAGGCGTTTCATCCCAATCTCTTCTCTCGGAAGCAAAACTCACTGAACCCGTTTGTTTGA
- the LOC122014806 gene encoding homeobox protein knotted-1-like 13 isoform X1, whose translation MEFRNHLSHELAVPPYAEQQIAAAAAAADNRAALRKAMDQLSATRASGAGEEADAVSDDGKDLHRLMAKPAMAGGSGPTWLNGAILQQHGLGQYGDGRFLHLQASSASPGGGRGGGGGHWFPRPPPVLQRSVSEEEVPMSTESAVAAAISSEVGAGGGGSRVRAERGEAEGGSGVEAAEGSWQNARYKAEILAHPLYEQLLSAHVACLRIATPVDQLPRIDAQLSQSQQVVSKYSALGGGGQMMSVDDRELDQFMTHYVFLLSSFKEQLQQHVRVHAMEAVMACWELEQSLQSLTGVSPGEGTGATMSDDEDDQDQDSDTNLFDGSLDGPDSMGFGPLVPTETERSLMERVRQELKHELKQGYKDKIVDIRDEILRKRRAGKLPGDSTSTLKAWWQSHSKWPYPTEDDKARLVQETGLQLKQINNWFINQRKRNWHSNSSSSSSTLKSKRKSEAVNEG comes from the exons ATGGAGTTCCGTAACCACCTCTCGCACGAGTTGGCGGTGCCGCCGTACGCGGAGCAGCAgatagcggcggcggcggcggcggcagatAACCGGGCGGCGCTCCGGAAAGCCATGGATCAGCTTTCGGCCACTCGGGCTTCCGGGGCCGGCGAGGAGGCGGACGCCGTATCCGACGACGGTAAGGATCTCCACCGCCTCATGGCGAAGCCGGCCATGGCGGGCGGGAGCGGACCCACCTGGCTCAACGGCGCGATTCTCCAGCAACACGGGCTGGGGCAGTATGGGGATGGAAGATTTTTGCACCTTCAGGCCTCGTCAGCGTCGccgggaggaggaagaggaggcggCGGGGGGCACTGGTTCCCCCGGCCTCCGCCGGTCCTTCAGAGGAGCGTGAGCGAGGAGGAGGTCCCGATGTCGACCGAGTCGGCCGTAGCGGCGGCCATCTCGTCGGAGGTCGGCGCCGGGGGAGGAGGCAGCAGGGTCCGCGCGGAGCGAGGCGAGGCGGAAGGGGGAAGCGGCGTGGAGGCGGCCGAGGGATCGTGGCAAAACGCGAGGTACAAGGCGGAGATATTGGCGCACCCCTTGTACGAGCAGCTGCTGTCGGCGCACGTGGCTTGCCTGAGGATCGCCACGCCGGTGGACCAGCTTCCGAGGATCGACGCACAGCTCTCGCAGTCGCAGCAGGTCGTCTCCAAGTACTCCGCCCTCGGCGGCGGCGGCCAGATGATGAGCGTTGACGACAGAGAGCTCGATCAATTTATG ACACACTATGTATTTCTTCTTAGCTCCTTCAAAGAACAGCTGCAGCAGCATGTCCGTGTTCACGCCATGGAGGCAGTGATGGCCTGCTGGGAGCTTGAGCAATCACTTCAGAGCCTAACAG GTGTTTCTCCTGGTGAAGGCACAGGAGCTACCATGTCTGATGATGAGGATGACCAAGATCAGGACAGCGACACCAACTTGTTCGATGGAAGCTTGGATGGACCAGACAGCATGGGCTTTGGCCCTCTTGTTCCGACCGAGACCGAACGATCCTTGATGGAACGTGTTAGGCAAGAGCTGAAGCATGAGCTGAAACAA GGATACAAAGACAAAATCGTAGACATTAGGGATGAGATTCTTCGAAAGAGAAGGGCCGGAAAACTCCCCGGCGATAGCACTTCCACTCTGAAAGCTTGGTGGCAGTCACACTCCAAGTGGCCTTATCCAACG GAGGACGACAAGGCGCGATTGGTGCAAGAAACAGGGTTACAGCTAAAGCAGATCAATAACTGGTTCATCAACCAAAGAAAAAGGAATTGGCACAGCAACTCGTCCTCCTCCTCGTCTACTCTGAAAAGCAAGCGTAAAAG TGAGGCAGTGAATGAAGGTTAG
- the LOC122014806 gene encoding homeobox protein knotted-1-like 2 isoform X2, with product MEFRNHLSHELAVPPYAEQQIAAAAAAADNRAALRKAMDQLSATRASGAGEEADAVSDDGKDLHRLMAKPAMAGGSGPTWLNGAILQQHGLGQYGDGRFLHLQASSASPGGGRGGGGGHWFPRPPPVLQRSVSEEEVPMSTESAVAAAISSEVGAGGGGSRVRAERGEAEGGSGVEAAEGSWQNARYKAEILAHPLYEQLLSAHVACLRIATPVDQLPRIDAQLSQSQQVVSKYSALGGGGQMMSVDDRELDQFMTHYVFLLSSFKEQLQQHVRVHAMEAVMACWELEQSLQSLTGVSPGEGTGATMSDDEDDQDQDSDTNLFDGSLDGPDSMGFGPLVPTETERSLMERVRQELKHELKQGYKDKIVDIRDEILRKRRAGKLPGDSTSTLKAWWQSHSKWPYPTEDDKARLVQETGLQLKQINNWFINQRKRNWHSNSSSSSSTLKSKRKRQ from the exons ATGGAGTTCCGTAACCACCTCTCGCACGAGTTGGCGGTGCCGCCGTACGCGGAGCAGCAgatagcggcggcggcggcggcggcagatAACCGGGCGGCGCTCCGGAAAGCCATGGATCAGCTTTCGGCCACTCGGGCTTCCGGGGCCGGCGAGGAGGCGGACGCCGTATCCGACGACGGTAAGGATCTCCACCGCCTCATGGCGAAGCCGGCCATGGCGGGCGGGAGCGGACCCACCTGGCTCAACGGCGCGATTCTCCAGCAACACGGGCTGGGGCAGTATGGGGATGGAAGATTTTTGCACCTTCAGGCCTCGTCAGCGTCGccgggaggaggaagaggaggcggCGGGGGGCACTGGTTCCCCCGGCCTCCGCCGGTCCTTCAGAGGAGCGTGAGCGAGGAGGAGGTCCCGATGTCGACCGAGTCGGCCGTAGCGGCGGCCATCTCGTCGGAGGTCGGCGCCGGGGGAGGAGGCAGCAGGGTCCGCGCGGAGCGAGGCGAGGCGGAAGGGGGAAGCGGCGTGGAGGCGGCCGAGGGATCGTGGCAAAACGCGAGGTACAAGGCGGAGATATTGGCGCACCCCTTGTACGAGCAGCTGCTGTCGGCGCACGTGGCTTGCCTGAGGATCGCCACGCCGGTGGACCAGCTTCCGAGGATCGACGCACAGCTCTCGCAGTCGCAGCAGGTCGTCTCCAAGTACTCCGCCCTCGGCGGCGGCGGCCAGATGATGAGCGTTGACGACAGAGAGCTCGATCAATTTATG ACACACTATGTATTTCTTCTTAGCTCCTTCAAAGAACAGCTGCAGCAGCATGTCCGTGTTCACGCCATGGAGGCAGTGATGGCCTGCTGGGAGCTTGAGCAATCACTTCAGAGCCTAACAG GTGTTTCTCCTGGTGAAGGCACAGGAGCTACCATGTCTGATGATGAGGATGACCAAGATCAGGACAGCGACACCAACTTGTTCGATGGAAGCTTGGATGGACCAGACAGCATGGGCTTTGGCCCTCTTGTTCCGACCGAGACCGAACGATCCTTGATGGAACGTGTTAGGCAAGAGCTGAAGCATGAGCTGAAACAA GGATACAAAGACAAAATCGTAGACATTAGGGATGAGATTCTTCGAAAGAGAAGGGCCGGAAAACTCCCCGGCGATAGCACTTCCACTCTGAAAGCTTGGTGGCAGTCACACTCCAAGTGGCCTTATCCAACG GAGGACGACAAGGCGCGATTGGTGCAAGAAACAGGGTTACAGCTAAAGCAGATCAATAACTGGTTCATCAACCAAAGAAAAAGGAATTGGCACAGCAACTCGTCCTCCTCCTCGTCTACTCTGAAAAGCAAGCGTAAAAG GCAGTGA